One window of the Amia ocellicauda isolate fAmiCal2 chromosome 18, fAmiCal2.hap1, whole genome shotgun sequence genome contains the following:
- the ano10a gene encoding anoctamin-10, producing MKRGLSNLDNGGLSFTPLVVIELAKDTKEEAVSWLLKRVKDKQRDGGADLFVEQLPKDVWDSANENPNLFIVSASRERLLFGAEDVGLVKECEDGSMRGFTRANGHHFKDYKGDGDEFLSMAECQYIIKYGLDTLRAREETSIPGYPQVKLYPGKSILRRMQSKGILSQVFPLHDKEELKRLSHSWYGKLRLSYQPLDKIRLYFGEAIAIYFGFLEYFTFALLPMALIGIPYYLFAWEDYDKYVLFASFNLVWSTVILEVWKRSCAWLAYNWGTLIRKKDFEEPRPGFHGVLGLNPVTGREEPTYSSMKRQLRIYLVSVPFVLLCLYFSLYVMMIYFSLENWALNLHEEEQSFWTSLLLFVPSIIYAIVIEIMNRLYRYAAEFLTGWENHRLESAYQNHLILKVLVFNFLNCFASLFYIAFVLHDMKLLRQSLATLLITSQILNQIMESILPFWLQKRRNKMVQKKIGNITVDKELPWTEQVKLEVDMSTYLGTFDDYLELFLQFGYVSLFSCVYPLAAVLAVLNNVTEIYSDALKMCQVFKRPFSEPAANIGVWQLAFETMSVIAVITNCALIGMSPQVKSFFPDSETHLIMLIVAAEHVLLGFKFILAFVIPDIPKEVQLKLSKLEYESMEALKKKKIQEASEPLKSLLP from the exons ATGAAAAGGGGCCTGTCAAATCTTGACAATGGCGGACTCTCGTTCACTCCATTGGTGGTCATTGAACTGGCCAAGGACACCAAAGAAGAAGCTGTATCGTGGTTATTAAAGAGGGTGAAAGACAAGCAGCGGGATGGAG GGGCTGATCTGTTTGTGGAGCAACTGCCAAAGGACGTCTGGGACAGTGCTAATGAAAACCCTAATTTGTTTATCGTGAGCGCCTCCAGAGAACGACTGCTATTCGGGGCTGAGGACGTCGGCCTGGTAAAGGAATGTGAAGACGGGTCGATGCGAGGGTTTACACGAGCGAACGGGCACCACTTTAAAGACTACAAAG GTGATGGTGATGAGTTTCTCAGCATGGCAGAGTGTCAGTACATTATTAAGTACGGGTTGGATACCCTGAGGGCCAGGGAGGAGACTAGCATCCCGGGTTATCCGCAAGTTAAGCTGTACCCAGGAAAATCCATCT TGCGCAGGATGCAGTCCAAGGGGATTTTGTCCCAGGTTTTCCCACTACATGACAAAGAAGAACTGAAAAGGCTTTCCCACTCGTGGTATGGCAAGCTGAGGTTATCATATCAACCTCTCG ACAAAATCCGCCTCTACTTCGGCGAAGCCATTGCCATATACTTTGGTTTCCTGGAGTACTTCACCTTTGCCTTGTTGCCTATGGCCTTGATTGGAATCCCATACTACCTGTTTGCCTGGGAGGATTACGACAAATACGTGCTCTTTGCCTCGTTCAACCTGGTGTGGTCCACTGTCATTCTGGAGGTGTGGAAGAGATCCTGTGCCTGGCTGGCCTACAATTGGGGCACCCTCATCAGAAAGAAGGACTTTGAGGAGCCAAGACCTGGTTTCCATGGCGTTTTGGGCCTGAACCCCGTTACAGGGCGTGAGGAGCCCACCTACTCCAGCATGAAGAGGCAGCTGCGCATCTACTTGGTGTCAGTCCCCTTCGTCTTGTTGTGCCTTTACTTCTCCCTGTACGTCATGATGATCTACTTCTCCTTGGAGAACTGGGCTCTGAACCTGCACGAGGAAGAGCAGTCCTTTTGGACTAGCCTGTTGCTGTTTGTGCCCAGTATCATCTATGCCATCGTCATCGAAATCATGAACAGGCTGTACCGCTACGCTGCTGAGTTCTTAACCGGCTGGG AAAACCACAGACTGGAATCAGCATACCAAAATCATTTGATCCTGAAGGTTCTGGTG TTCAACTTTCTCAATTGCTTTGCATCTCTGTTCTACATTGCGTTTGTGCTTCATGACATGAAACTTCTAAGACAG AGTCTTGCTACGCTGCTCATAACATCACAAATCCTCAACCAAATTATGGAATCCATCCTTCCGTTCTGGTTGCAAAAGAGACGCAACAAAATGGTGCAGAAGAAAATTGGAAACATCACGGTGGACAAGGAACTGCCCTGGACCGAGCAAGTGAAGCTGGAAGTGGATATGAGCACTTACTTA GGCACGTTTGATGACTACTTGGAGCTTTTCCTGCAGTTTGGCTATGTCAGCCTTTTCTCCTGTGTCTACCCTCTAGCAGCTGTGCTGGCGGTTTTGAATAATGTCACGGAAATCTATTCAGATGCCTTAAAAATGTGCCAAGTCTTCAAAAGACCCTTTTCAGAGCCTGCAGCCAACATCGGAGTCTGGCAG TTGGCATTCGAGACGATGAGTGTTATTGCGGTCATCACCAACTGTGCCTTGATCGGTATGTCGCCCCAAGTCAAGTCGTTCTTCCCCGACTCGGAGACGCACCTCATCATGCTAATAGTGGCCGCAGAG CACGTTCTCTTGGGATTCAAGTTCATCTTGGCTTTCGTTATTCCCGACATTCCCAAAGAGGTTCAACTCAAACTCTCCAAGCTGGAATACGAGTCCATGGAGGCCCTCAAGAAAAAA